From the genome of Anaerolineae bacterium, one region includes:
- a CDS encoding GNAT family N-acetyltransferase, producing the protein MVTQHEYSHSQAEFDELHGLLRESYAIAGRPHDWLFARLENWKYANAAKAREDPGFFARNVHLWRGQGSRLIGFCISEYGTKGIELQVHPQHRGVEGDMVGWILEEWGRGKEAVEVCACTEDIERQSLLARLGFREAGDDGYMRQYDVTRDYPALPLDPGFRVSTLAEAGNDEERMAVEAATFPHVGLDREWFDGKASAPSYSADWDFVVVTPEGRYAAFCLAWLDRGNRVAEVDPVGTHPDFRRRGLARAVITECFRRLRAAGIERAYISSAPEPAVSNRLYESLAPTARYLWRRWVKESQPR; encoded by the coding sequence GTGGTCACCCAGCACGAGTACAGCCATAGCCAGGCCGAGTTCGACGAACTGCACGGCCTGCTGCGCGAGAGCTACGCCATCGCCGGCCGACCTCACGACTGGCTCTTCGCCCGGCTAGAGAACTGGAAGTACGCCAATGCAGCCAAGGCCCGGGAGGACCCGGGGTTCTTCGCCCGCAATGTCCATCTGTGGCGCGGCCAGGGGAGCAGACTGATCGGCTTCTGCATCTCCGAGTACGGCACCAAGGGCATCGAGCTTCAGGTTCACCCTCAGCACCGCGGTGTCGAGGGCGACATGGTGGGATGGATACTGGAGGAGTGGGGCCGGGGCAAGGAGGCGGTCGAGGTGTGCGCCTGCACCGAGGACATTGAGCGTCAGAGCCTCCTGGCCCGGCTCGGCTTCCGCGAAGCGGGCGACGACGGCTACATGCGCCAGTACGACGTCACCCGGGACTACCCGGCCCTACCCCTCGACCCCGGCTTCCGCGTCTCCACCCTGGCCGAGGCGGGCAATGACGAGGAGCGTATGGCTGTAGAGGCAGCCACCTTCCCTCATGTTGGGCTCGATCGGGAGTGGTTCGACGGCAAGGCCTCTGCCCCCTCGTACTCGGCCGACTGGGACTTCGTCGTGGTCACGCCCGAGGGCCGGTATGCGGCCTTCTGCCTGGCCTGGCTCGACCGTGGCAACCGTGTGGCCGAGGTAGACCCGGTAGGGACGCATCCCGATTTCCGTCGTCGGGGCCTGGCCAGAGCCGTGATCACCGAGTGCTTCCGCCGTCTGCGGGCTGCCGGCATCGAGCGGGCCTACATCAGTTCGGCCCCGGAGCCGGCGGTCTCCAACCGGTTGTACGAATCCCTGGCGCCGACTGCTCGCTACCTGTGGCGCCGGTGGGTCAAGGAGAGCCAGCCCCGATGA
- a CDS encoding CPBP family intramembrane metalloprotease, with product MNRQFLRFHPVPFLALYFALTWVPMWLAVASARWHWPIPPLLFQVLGGLGAPAAALIMVYRSGDVHLVRDYWDRLLNPRRMRAPWWPVTLFTVPALMVAAVALSTLLGESWEQLAWSPRFRAGPLLFTVILLFFGPIPEELGLRGYGTDSLCARTGVLQGSLILGALWSLWHLPLVFLPGSYQNQLLRDLLLTAAYFSIPVSWTIIMHWIFYRTHRSTLSAILFHAAGNFAGEAWLPGDTARIIQAMLLLLVAAAVVMADGRTFRSRPAPFSPQEPHPTWVPPEHV from the coding sequence GTGAACCGACAATTCCTTCGCTTCCACCCGGTTCCGTTCTTAGCCCTCTACTTCGCCCTCACCTGGGTGCCCATGTGGCTAGCCGTAGCGAGCGCCCGCTGGCACTGGCCCATCCCGCCTCTCCTCTTTCAGGTGCTGGGGGGTCTGGGCGCTCCCGCTGCTGCCCTCATCATGGTGTACCGCTCCGGGGATGTCCACCTGGTGCGGGACTACTGGGACCGTCTGCTGAACCCGCGCCGCATGCGCGCGCCCTGGTGGCCAGTGACGCTCTTCACGGTGCCGGCGCTGATGGTGGCCGCGGTGGCGCTCTCCACCCTGCTGGGTGAGTCGTGGGAGCAGTTGGCCTGGAGCCCTCGCTTCCGGGCCGGCCCGCTCCTCTTCACGGTCATCCTGCTATTCTTCGGCCCCATCCCGGAGGAACTGGGGCTAAGAGGATACGGCACCGACAGCCTCTGTGCTCGAACCGGCGTCCTGCAGGGCAGCCTTATCCTCGGCGCGCTCTGGTCGCTCTGGCACCTCCCCCTAGTGTTCCTGCCCGGCTCCTACCAGAACCAGCTCCTCCGCGACCTGTTGCTGACGGCAGCCTACTTCAGCATCCCGGTCTCCTGGACCATCATCATGCACTGGATCTTCTATCGCACCCACCGCAGCACCCTCTCGGCCATCCTCTTCCACGCCGCCGGCAACTTCGCCGGAGAGGCCTGGCTGCCTGGCGACACCGCCCGCATCATCCAGGCGATGCTCCTGCTCCTCGTGGCGGCGGCGGTGGTGATGGCGGATGGGCGCACCTTCCGATCCCGACCTGCGCCATTCTCTCCTCAGGAACCGCACCCAACCTGGGTCCCCCCGGAGCACGTTTGA
- a CDS encoding M81 family metallopeptidase has translation MRILVASIGHESNTFTPLPTTWEDFRVTYGEDILRRPRGSLAGIVDTLKANGLEPVPTISAHVLPGGVVKRDAFEKLRDGLLRGAENVNGACIFLHGAMRAGGEDYGDTALLSALRARLGPRAPITVALDLHGNITAEMVADADALVTYRTAPHVDTYETGVRAAELLLQALRGVKLTMGFAKVPILMPGEMAQTSVEPMASLMRMLEETDAIPGVLSSSFTKVHCWADVPDQGVCAVVVTDGDANLARAEADRLAQAFWERRAEFGTTVETYEVDEAIEVALAAEESTVFLSDSGDNPGAGGTTDIPFVLERMLEKGVEDAAIAAIWDPEAVETCVAAGVGETVVLPIGGKIDTIHGWPVRVSGRVHLISDGRWYREGIRREENEEEMGRLVVLSVGGIDVILSERRVSITDPEQMRAVGVEPLAYKMVVLKRGYLEPLFQAISPRSILMLSPGPTNCNVTRLDYERVRRPMYPLDLDAEWVDL, from the coding sequence ATGCGTATCCTGGTAGCTTCCATCGGCCACGAATCCAACACGTTCACCCCCCTCCCCACCACGTGGGAGGACTTCCGTGTCACCTACGGCGAGGACATCCTCCGCCGGCCCCGGGGATCCTTGGCCGGCATCGTCGATACCCTCAAGGCCAACGGGCTGGAGCCCGTGCCCACCATCTCGGCCCACGTCCTTCCCGGCGGCGTGGTGAAGCGGGACGCCTTCGAGAAACTGCGCGACGGCCTCCTGCGCGGAGCGGAGAACGTGAACGGTGCCTGCATCTTCCTCCACGGCGCCATGCGCGCCGGGGGCGAGGACTACGGGGACACCGCTCTCCTCTCTGCCCTGCGCGCTAGATTGGGCCCGAGGGCGCCCATCACCGTCGCCCTGGACTTGCACGGCAACATCACCGCCGAGATGGTGGCCGACGCCGATGCCCTGGTCACCTACCGCACCGCTCCCCACGTGGACACCTACGAGACGGGCGTCCGCGCTGCCGAACTGCTTCTCCAGGCCCTGCGAGGGGTCAAGCTGACCATGGGCTTCGCCAAGGTACCCATCCTCATGCCCGGCGAGATGGCTCAGACGTCCGTCGAGCCCATGGCCTCCCTCATGCGGATGCTGGAGGAGACCGATGCCATCCCCGGGGTCCTCTCGTCCTCCTTCACCAAGGTGCACTGCTGGGCCGACGTGCCTGATCAGGGCGTGTGTGCCGTGGTGGTCACCGACGGCGACGCCAACCTGGCCCGGGCCGAGGCCGACCGCCTGGCTCAGGCTTTCTGGGAGCGCAGGGCCGAGTTCGGCACCACGGTAGAGACCTACGAAGTAGATGAGGCCATCGAGGTGGCCCTGGCGGCGGAGGAGTCCACCGTGTTTCTCTCCGACTCGGGAGACAACCCCGGGGCCGGGGGCACTACGGACATCCCCTTCGTCCTGGAGCGGATGCTGGAGAAGGGGGTGGAGGACGCCGCCATTGCTGCTATCTGGGACCCGGAGGCGGTGGAGACATGCGTGGCCGCCGGTGTGGGGGAGACAGTGGTGCTTCCCATCGGGGGCAAGATAGACACCATCCACGGCTGGCCGGTGCGGGTGTCCGGCCGGGTTCACCTAATCTCGGACGGCCGGTGGTATCGCGAAGGCATCCGCCGGGAGGAGAACGAGGAGGAGATGGGGCGGCTAGTGGTGCTCTCGGTCGGGGGGATAGACGTGATCCTCTCCGAGAGGCGGGTGAGCATCACCGACCCGGAGCAAATGCGGGCAGTGGGAGTGGAGCCCCTGGCCTACAAGATGGTAGTCCTGAAGCGGGGGTACCTGGAGCCACTGTTCCAGGCGATATCGCCCCGCAGCATCCTGATGCTCAGCCCGGGTCCCACCAACTGCAACGTGACCAGGTTGGACTACGAACGGGTGCGGCGCCCGATGTACCCGCTGGACCTGGACGCCGAGTGGGTGGACCTGTAA
- a CDS encoding type II toxin-antitoxin system Phd/YefM family antitoxin has translation MVKRMSAKEARDNFSEVLGTVYYSKEPVIVQKRGRDFAAVISPEDYKRLLNERDKRFCALDRVPRVDVDPDEAEDLVAQEIAALRREKAVGPQ, from the coding sequence TTGGTGAAGCGGATGTCGGCCAAGGAAGCAAGGGACAACTTCTCCGAGGTTCTGGGCACGGTGTACTACTCCAAGGAGCCGGTGATAGTCCAGAAACGCGGGCGGGACTTCGCTGCGGTTATCAGCCCCGAGGACTACAAGCGGCTCCTGAACGAGAGAGACAAGCGCTTCTGCGCACTCGATCGGGTCCCTCGTGTGGATGTAGACCCCGATGAAGCCGAGGACCTAGTGGCGCAGGAGATCGCCGCTCTCAGGAGGGAGAAGGCTGTCGGACCTCAGTAA
- a CDS encoding alpha-L-fucosidase, with protein MAMDEGAIREGQRQREGARQDPRLDWWRDARFGMFIHWGLYAIPAGVWKGEEVDGIGEWIMQRRRIPVAEYEQLASQFNPTQFDAARWVSLAREAGQKYLIITAKHHDGFCMFDSKVTTYDIVDATPFGRDPMTELADECQRQGIRFGFYYSQTQDWHHPDGDGNDWDYDEASKDFDGYIENYVKPQVRELLTHYGPIAVIWFDTPRRITERQSRELLDLVHRLQPDCLVNGRLGNALGDYAEARDNAIPEALVEADWETPATINDTWGYKVNDHNWKPAEELIRKLVDIASKGGNYLLNVGPTAEGIIPAPSVERLQAVGDWLKANGESIYGTRPGPIQGLHWCRSTVRPGKLYLHVFDWPELGDIRVPRMMGNVIGAYLLADRERRSLPAQVIGDRVFVRGPEKAPDSADTVVVLEIE; from the coding sequence ATGGCCATGGACGAAGGCGCTATCCGTGAAGGTCAGCGGCAGCGCGAGGGCGCCCGCCAAGACCCTCGCCTAGACTGGTGGCGGGACGCCAGGTTCGGCATGTTCATCCACTGGGGCCTCTACGCCATTCCCGCGGGCGTCTGGAAGGGCGAAGAGGTCGACGGTATCGGCGAATGGATCATGCAGCGCCGGCGCATCCCGGTGGCCGAGTACGAGCAGCTCGCCAGTCAGTTCAATCCCACCCAGTTCGACGCCGCCCGGTGGGTTTCCCTGGCTCGCGAGGCAGGCCAGAAGTACCTCATCATCACCGCCAAGCACCACGACGGCTTCTGTATGTTCGACTCCAAGGTCACAACCTACGACATCGTGGACGCCACCCCCTTCGGGCGCGATCCCATGACGGAACTGGCGGACGAGTGCCAGCGCCAGGGCATACGCTTCGGCTTCTACTACTCCCAGACTCAGGACTGGCATCACCCCGATGGCGATGGCAACGACTGGGACTACGACGAGGCCAGCAAGGACTTCGACGGCTACATCGAGAACTACGTCAAGCCCCAGGTGCGCGAGCTGCTCACCCACTATGGCCCCATCGCCGTCATCTGGTTCGATACCCCCAGGCGCATCACCGAGCGCCAGAGCCGCGAACTGCTGGACCTGGTGCACCGACTCCAGCCCGACTGCCTGGTCAACGGCCGCCTGGGCAACGCCCTGGGCGATTACGCCGAGGCCCGCGACAACGCCATACCCGAGGCCCTGGTGGAGGCCGACTGGGAGACGCCCGCCACCATCAACGACACCTGGGGCTACAAGGTCAACGATCACAACTGGAAGCCGGCGGAGGAGCTCATCCGCAAGCTGGTGGACATCGCCAGCAAAGGAGGAAACTACCTGCTCAATGTGGGTCCCACCGCCGAGGGGATCATCCCCGCGCCCAGCGTCGAGCGACTGCAGGCGGTAGGCGACTGGCTCAAGGCCAATGGCGAGTCCATCTACGGCACCCGCCCCGGGCCCATTCAGGGGCTCCACTGGTGCCGGTCCACCGTCCGGCCCGGCAAGCTGTACCTGCACGTCTTCGACTGGCCCGAGCTGGGCGACATCCGGGTGCCCCGGATGATGGGCAACGTCATCGGTGCCTACCTATTGGCCGACCGGGAACGCCGCTCTCTCCCGGCCCAGGTCATCGGCGACCGTGTATTCGTAAGGGGGCCCGAGAAGGCGCCTGACTCTGCCGACACGGTGGTGGTACTGGAGATTGAGT